In [Limnothrix rosea] IAM M-220, the genomic stretch CGGTAAAAAATCAGCAATCTCTGCCTGATAATCTTTGACATCATCGATCACAATCAACGCCTGAGCTGACATTGAGGTACAAAATTCCTGCCAAAGCTCCCAAGCTTTCTTTGCCTGAGCTTTCGGTGATTTTAATAACCGGAAATCTGTTGTGTCGTTAAGCTGTGCTGCAATAACAAAATCCTGTAAATCATCCAGAAAATTCGCCGCAGAAAGATAGGCGATTCCCCCCTGAAACTGGTTTAGTGCGCGTTTTGAAATTGCATACTGCAAAGTCAGTTCACTTTTCCCGACTCCCGCCATGCCAGTAACGAGAACAATAGGCAGATTGCCATCTTGCTCCTCAAACAGTTCATCAATGCGCTGAAATTCCGCTTCTCGCCCGACGAACTCCGCAACACCCGCTTCTAAATTGTCCAGTTTTTGTTTAACCGGAACCTGCTCCGGCGAATCCTTTCAATCAGATTGATTGATATTAAACGTGATTTGGTGACCGCTCCCCCCTTGAATCACAGGAGACTTATTGTCTTTGACAAAATTCACTTCACCACCAGAAACATTAAAAATCTCACCTTGCATCTGATCGATCTGCGTAATTTGCTGGGCAAGTTGCTGCACCTCTTCGGCAAATTCTTGATCCTCACGCATCGCAATTTTGAGAGAATCCGCAACGCTTTCCAGTGCATCTTCATCACCCGTCTCAGCTTGAGTTAGGGCATTTTCTGCAGTCGGATTTCCCCGCAACTTATCCCAAATCTTTTTCCGTAAAAGATTTGCTTTATCCCATGCTGCATCGAGGGATTTATCGAGGGCTTTTTCCCCGGCTTTGGTGGCAAGAAAAGCTAAAGACGTGATGGCGATCGCCGAGAGAGGTTCCATAGTTGCCCTACAAAATCACAAATTACAAACGCTATGCCATTTAGTGTAATTGAAGTCCCGATGAGCAGTTACAGCTATTTGCAAAAAAATTCCCCCTAAGCTTCGTCCCCAGAAATAAGGGCGATCGCCTGATCGATAATCTTATTCTGATCAACCATAGCCGCCAGCTCATCCGCCTCATATTTGCCTTCAAACGCCTCTAGAGCTGCCTGTCTCAGTCCAGATTCATAGGCATCCTCTAGGGTTTCCCGTAATTCCTCCAGAGTTAGATAGGTTCCCTTCGCCTTGCGTCGTTTGTTCGTACGTTGAATTTGTTTGACCGAATTAAAGATCGAAATTTCCCATGAGCGGGTAGAGCGACTCTCGGCTTTTTGCTTGATCAGGTGGAGTAATAAAATAATGCTGAAACTAAAAATTTTGTTGAGCTTGTCATCTTTGCTCATCTCCGTCATTTCCTCCACCAATAGCAACGCATCGGCGATATTCCCACTGAGCAAAAATCCCTTGAGTTCTAATAACTCTTCCATCGTCTTAACCCTCCTGAGTTGAACTACACTTTGCCCCACTTATCCGAAATCAAGTTTTATTCCCCTACAAACTATTCACCTCTGCCACTGTCCATTCCATTACTTTTTTACCGAGGGAAAGTCCATCAAGGCGATCTGCTTCCCGCACTCCGGTGGGACTGGTGACATTCACTTCTGTGAGATTACCGCCAATAATATCTAGCCCCACAAAATACAGTCCATCTTCCTTTAGTTTCGGCGCTACCGTTGCCGCAATGTGGCGATCGCGCTCGGTAATATCCACTTGGGCAATGCGTCCACCGACGGCCATATTCCCGCGAAAATCATCGCCTGTGGGAATCCGATTTACCGCACCGATTGGCTCACCATCAAGGACGATTAAGCGTTTATCACCATCCTTCGCAGCAGGCAAAAATTCTTGCACCATTACGGGTTCTGTGCCCTGTTTGGTACTAATTTCCAAAAGAGAGTTAAAGTTGCGATCGCCCTTCGGTAAAAACAAAATCCCTTCCCCCGCTTTACCACCGAGGGGTTTAATTACTGCTGCGCCTTTTTCCTCCACAAATTCCCGCACAACGGATTTCTGCGAGGTCACAATCGTCGTGGGAATGACATCACCAAAATTAAGCGCATAGACTTTTTCGTTGGCGGCGCGAATGCCTTGGGGGTTGTTCACCACAAGAGTTTTTGTCGGGTCAACCAAATCCAAAATATAGGTGGCATAGAGATAGGGCGTATCGACGGGCGGATCTTTACGCATAAATACCGCCTGCATTTCCGTGAGGGGCATCAGCTTTTTTTCGCCCAGCTCAAACCATTCCTTTTCAGCACGCCACAGTCCATCAATTAGTTTGACCGGATTTAACGTGACAGCCTGTAAAGTTGCCCAAGCCTGATTTTTGATAATGCTTAAATCTTCGATCTGGGTAATCCAAACCTCATGGCCGAGCTGCTGGGCGGCCTCCATAAAGGCAACGGTGGTGTCATGACCGGGATCAAGTTTGGCGATGGGATCGAGGATAAAAGCGAATTTCACGGCAGGGAACTCTAATTTTTTCTCCGTCGATCATAAATCAATTGCGTTTGGAAAAGGGGGACGCGGTGAGAGAGTGAAGAGGGGAAAGGGAGAATTTACTCAGATCACAAAATCCCATGGATTCAAAAATAAAAAATATGTGGTGTCGCCGTGTCCCTTTGTCTCCGTATCCCCGTGTCTCTTTTTCGTCTCTTTTCCGTCTCTTTTTCAGAGTTGCATGAGGAAGGGGACAGGGAGAATTTACTCAGATCACAAAATCCCATGGATTCAAAAATAAAAAATATGTGGTGTCGCCGTGTCCCTTTGTCTCCGTATCCCCGTGTCTCTTTTTCGTCTCTTTTTCAGAGTTGCATGAGGAAATCGGCGATCGCCTGATTAAATGCTTCTGGTTCGACGATATGTGCCCAATGGTTGCCGGGAACCGTTTGCCAGGTGAGATTCGTAAGATTTTTCTTGTAGGATGCAACCTGAAAACTGACGCGATTTAAGCCTTTTTCGGGTTGAATAAACAAACTCGGTAAATCGCTGGGATGACTAACGCCTTGCTCTTGCATCACGTCTACAAAAATTTCATCGCAGGCTCGCTTCACAAATTTGCTGTGATATTTGCCAGCTTCCATTGGTTCAATGCTGGCGTTAAAAATTGCAGCTTGCCATTCATTCCAACCACGAAATTGCTTTAACCCTTTGGCGATCGCCTCTGCTTTTTCGTAACTGGGAAATTCACCCATGAGCTTGAGAAAAGGCAACACTTTATATGCAATAGGAAAGGTAAGCGTCCACCATTGGGGAATTTTGTTATTAAAAAACGGATCAGCCAACATCAAACTGCGGAAATATTCAGGTTCGCGCATTGCCCAAATCGCCGCCAATTTTCCGCCCCAACTATGACCGAGAATATGAGCTTTTGACCAACTAAATTTGGCAAACACACCTTTAAAGTCGGCAATATAATCATCGCAAAGATAACCCGACTCCGGTTTAGAACTGTCACCATGTCCCCGCAAATCGAGAGCCACCACATGATATTTCTGCTGGAGTGCCTCCCCCAACTTTGCCCAAACCAAGCCATTGTCTGCTAGGCCGTGGAGTAACAAAACAGGTTCGCCGCCTTGCCCCCATTCAAAATAGGACAGAGTAATTTCGTTATCTAGTTGGAGCGATCGCCGGGTTGGGGGAGAAAAAGTCATCGGTTAGCTTTCGGTAGATTCACCCTCAGAATTATTACCGGGATAGCCGCCGATTAGACCACTTTCAATCATCAAACCTAAACCCGCATTAATCACCGCAAGGCTGATCGTGCCCCACCAAAACCAAGGTTCACCATTGATGCGCCGGGTGATCGATTCACCCAAAAGGCACAAACCAAAAGGGAACATCAATACACCGATTTGTGCCGTAATGTACCAAGTTAATTTGCTCGATCTAATTTTTTTTCTCAAATTCATGGCGATCGCCTAATCCACAACAAAATTCCGTTCCAGCAATTATAAAGAAAGACAGGAGCGGTTTGGAGCAAAAAAAACGAAAATCTTCCCGAAAATCATCTGTTCCGTCGAAATTTAGTCCTTTGTGAAATGTTCAATTTATAATCATGCCGAAGAACTTCTAGGGAGTCTCCCACACCCTTCCTTGGAAAAGGTGGCCTTAGGCCGTCAGGGATGTCCGAGAGTTGCGCAACCCATTAGGATTTTAATGTCCAACCTTTAATGTCTTTTTGACGAGCGCGGGCAACGGCTAGGGAATCCGCCTCCACATCTTTGGTAATGGTTGAACCCGCTGCAATTGTGACATCTTCACCAATATTAATCGGCGCAACCAGAACGCTATTGGCTCCAGTCTTACTGCGATCGCCGATCACAGTTTTGTGTTTATTGACCCCGTCATAATTTGCAGTAATCGTCCCCGCGCCAATATTTACCTTTTGACCCAGTTCCGCGTCGCCAATATAGGCAAGATGCGCCATATTACAGCCATTGCCGATCGCCGATTTTTTCACTTCAACGAAATTTCCGATGCGGCAACCATCGCCCACAACAGCCTTCCCCCGCAAATGGGCAAAGGGGCCAATGCGAGTATTTTCGCCCACTTCGCTATCGATCACATAGCTCGACATAATGGTGCAATTCGCGGCGATCGCACTGTTTTCGATAAAGCTACCGGGGCCAACATGACAACCCCCTTGAATTGTCGTGGTTCCGCGCAGATGACAGTTCGGTTCAATGACGGTGTCCGGCTCTAAATGCACCGTATCGTCGATGGTGATTGTTTCCGGTTGGAGCATCATCACCCCCGCCTTCATCCATTTTGTTTTAATGCGATTTTGCAAAATCGAATAGGCATTGGACAGTTGGAAACGGTCGTTAATACCGCTAATTTCCTGAGCATCAGCCACATCCATCGCCATCACTTTGTCGCAGTGGAGCACCACATCAGTGAGGTAATATTCCTGCTGATCATTATTGGTGGTGAGTTGCGGTAATGCCTCCGCAAGGGTCTCCCATTTAAAGCAATACACCCCAGCATTAATGCGATTATTTTGGCGCTGCTCTTCAGTACAGTCACGGTGCTCAATAATTTGGCTCACGATTAAGTTTTCATCACAGAAAATCCGACCATAACCCGTCGGGTCAGGCAGTTGCGCCGTTAAAATCGTTGCGTCATTTTGATTATCCTGATGGACTTTTACAAATTCGGCGATCGTCTCAGGGCGCAATAAAGGTACATCCCCGTTGAGCACCAACACATCCCCAGAAAAATCCTTAAACGGCTCCAGTAATTGCTGCACTGCGTGACCCGTACCAAGCTGTTCTTTTTGTTCGACAAATTCTAATTCAGAGCGATGGGCTAAAGCCGTTTTTACCTCATCGGCACGGTAACCGACGATGGCACAAACCCTCTCAGGTGCGATCAGGTCGCAGCTCTCAATGACACGTTCCACCAGCGATCGCCCACCGAGGAGATGAAGAACCTTTGGCAAATCCGATTTCATCCGAGTGCCTTTGCCTGCTGCGAGAATTGCTACCGCTACCATCGTTAAAAAAATTTCTTTAGGGAGATGTCAGTGTGGAGTATATCGCACTGTCCGTCGCTTCCCACAACAGGACTCAGAAAGGTTTCCCACAACAGGGCGATCGCCTCCCCAAGTCCTGAGAAACAAACCCTATGGCCTATAGACCTGCGGGATTTCTCCCAATATTTTTCTCCAATGCCTCAATGTACTGAGCAATGTCATGGTCGCGGAATGCCCCTCCCTGTGCCCGTTCTCTGACAAAGGCCTTGAGACCATCGACCCGATCCGTAAACTGAAACCAAGCCCCAACATCCGACGTGAGATTTTGCTCATTGTCGATATAGAGAAAAGTCCCAACATGGGTGTATCCCGCTAGACGCTGCGGCACACGCGAAACGACATCATTATTATTTTGAAAACGAAAATAGCGCTGTTTCGCCTCCGCATCAAAATGACGCTTCAGGTCTCGCTTTGAGGGTCGCGGCTGCCCAAACGTATAAGTGCCATAAAAAGGAACATCATAGTAGGCGAAATTAAACGAACAAACCGAAGCTAGCGCCCCACCGAGACTATGTCCCGTAATCCAAAATGGTTTGCGACGATAATCATCGCGGGCAAGGACTTCTTGCATGGTGAACTGATCATCTGGCCCTTTGTCTTCCCAAATATCAAGAAAGGCACGATAGAATCCCCCATGCACTCTTCCTAGGGGGGCAGCTCCCCGCTCCGCTGGAAAATCCACAGCCCATACCCCCAGATTGTCAGCCCAGTCTGCTTTTTCGTCTGTTCCTCGGAAGGCAATAATTACAAAGCCCGGTGAGCCAAAGATGCCACCACCATCGTGTTTTGCGACAAAGGCTTGGCTACTTTTGTTGTTGAAAGTGATTACTTCACTAAAGCCGACATCCCATGCCTTCAGCTCCCGTAAAATCACATTGCCGTCTGGGGATGCATCATCCGAAGCTTTGCGGGTATAGGCAAGACCGGCGGCACGGGCGAGCCAGTAGGCATTGTGGGGTTTATAGAAAGTGGTGTAGGGTTCAAATTTAAATTCGGGAGGCATAGTTTTTACGACGGAAAGATTATTCTGATCTAATCCTAGAGTGGGATTTTTGTGGAAAAAATAACGTTTTCTAAATGACTTGTGGGGTTCTTTACTGGCATTATTGTTAAGTTTTCACTGTGAGTTGCCGATGCGATCGCCCATGTTTCCTAGCTCTCCCCAGCCCTACACCACGATGATGATTATCCCGACGGGGATTGGGGCAAAAATTGGGGGCTATGCGGGCGATGGTTTACCGACAGCTCGGCTTGTTGCTCAGGTCTGCGATCGCCTGATTACCCATCCCAATGTGCTGAATGGCGCACAACTTTTTTGGCATATGCCCAATGCCCTCTATGTGGAAGGTTATGGCTTAGATCAGTTTGCGGCGGGAAATTGGGGCTTAAAACCTGTACGGCAAAATCGGGTGGGCATGATTCTTGATCAAGGGATTGAAGAGGAATTACGCGTACGTCATATCCAAGCAGCCGATGCCTGTCGCGCCACCTTGGGTTTATCCGTTACCGACTACGTCGTGACCGATGCACCACTCAATGTCACCTTCAAACTCTCAGAGTCTGGAGCAAGCTGGGGCACGATTGAAAATGTGGGGAGTTTATTGCGCGCTGCGGAAAGGTTAATTCAGGAAGCAAAAGTCGAGGCGATCGCCGTCGTTGCCAGATTTCCCGATGACGAAGATAGCGAGATGCTCGCCCAATATCGTCAAGGTGCGGGAGTAGATGCCCTTGCCGGAGCCGAAGCCGTCATTTCCCACCTCCTCGTCAAAAAATTCCAGATTCCCTGTGCCCATGCCCCAGCCCTCGCGCCGATCCCCATTGAACCAGACTTATCTCCGAAAGCGGCGGCAGAAGAATTGGGCTACACTTTTTTGCCCTGTGTTTTAGCTGGTTTGAGTCGCGCACCACAGTTTATTGTCAAGAAAAATCCCCAAACATTAAGTGATCAACATATTTGGGCGGATGCAGTGGATAGCCTTGTGATCCCCGCCAGTGCTTGTGGTGGGAGTGCAGTACTGAGTCTCAGTCGTACAAAAACCTTAATTATTGCTGTAAACGAAAATGACACCGCATTAAGCATTTTTCCGGAAATAGTTGGGATTCAGGCTTGTCGAGTAGACTCATACCTAGAGGCAATTGGCATTCTTGTTGCCCACCGCGCCGGACTTGATTTTCGTAGCCTGAGTACGACTGTCCCGCCCCTTAGAGAAATTTAGGTATTTTCCTTGTGAATCATCAGTCTAATCAACCTCAACTTGAGCCGTTATCCCGCCAGCAAGTACTGCTGCTCATGGGTATTACCGCGCTGCTACTGTTTATCGTCGGTAATCTCTGGCGCATGATCGGCAATGTGGCATTGTTGCCTTGGGAAATTACCCCGACAGCTTTTCTCCAAGGTGGGGCGATCGCCGCAGGCATCATTATGATGAGTAGCATTTTATATGCGCTGTGGGAAGATTATCGTCAAAGTGTCAATACCTATTTAGAATTTGTCCTTAAACCTTTAGCTCTCCCGGATGTGGTGTGGTTGGGGTTATTGCCCGGCCTCAGTGAAGAGTTTTTATTTCGCGGCATTATGCTGCCCGGCTTAGGATTTGGCTGGATTGCCTTAGTTTTTTCTAGTGCCTTATTCGGTGTATTGCACATTAGCGGCGCACAGCAGTGGTCTTACGCCGTTTGGGCGACGGTAATTGGTTTTGTGCTGGGGTTTAGTGCGATCGCCACCGGCAATCTTTTTGTGCCAGTTATTGCCCACATCATCACAAATCTCACCTCTAGTTTTATTTGGAAAATTCGTAATCCTATGACCACGAGCCAAAAATAAATATTTTTTAGTTGCTGAATTTTAATGGCGATTCCCGATTATCAAACTCTAATGTTGCCTCTTTTACAATATTTAGGTGACGGTAATGAACATTCTTTGCGTGAGACGATTGAATATTTAGCAGAGAAATTTGAACTCAATAGCACAGAGAAACAGGAACTATTGCCCAGTGGAAAACAACCACGATTTGACAATCGTGTGGGCTGGTCAGGAACACATCTTAAAAAATCTGGATTAGTCCGATATCCTCGTCGTGGCTATTATCAAATAACTCAAAAAGGCATCCAGGTACTAAAAGAAAAACCGAATAAAATAACCTCTAAATTTTTAAGGAAATTTCCCGAATATCTTGAATTTGTTGCACCAGAATCATCACATACGATCTCAAAGTCCCACCAAGTTAATGATGTCGCTAATACTCCAGAAGAGATTTTAGAAGAAGGTTTTCGGCAAATACAGCAGGAGTTGGCCACAGATATTCTTGACCGAGTTAAAAGCTGTTCACCAGAATTTTTTGAAAATTTGGTGATCGATGTGTTATTGGCAATGGGTTACGGCGGCTCTAGAAAAGAAGCAGGTCAAGTGGTTGGCAAGTCTGGGGATGGCGGCATTGACGGCATTATAAAAGAAGATCGTTTAGGGCTTGATGTCATTTACATTCAAGCAAAACGTTGGGATGGCAATGTTGGCAGACCTGAAATCCAGAAATTTGTTGGTGCATTGCAGGGACAACGGGCAAGAAAAGGCATTTTTATCACAACGTCCAACTTCACAAAAGAAGCGATTGATTATTCCCAGACGATCGACTCCAAAATCATTCTGATTAACGGCAAGACACTAGTGCAATTAATGATCGATAGCGATGTTGGTTTGTATACGGCAGAGGTTTACAAAATCAAAAAAATTGATAGTGATTATTTTCTGGAATAGGACTGCGGCGATCGCCTCTGATTGTAACGAGTTTTACTTTTGGCAAACAGAACAGAAATGTGTCGATCGCCCAGCCATTTTGATGCGCTCGATTGGGCTGCCACACACACGACAAGGTTCTCCAGTGCGTCCGTAAGTTAGAGCCATACCACCATAATTTCCATTGGTGCCGGTGGTACTGACAAAATCACTAAAAGTTGTGCCGCCTTGGGAAATAGATGTTTCCAGCACTTCAATAATGGCGGCGTGGAGTTTTTTCAATTCTTTCGGCTTAAGACTACTAGCCGCGCGGGTCGGTAAAATTCCTGATTTAAAGAGAGACTCATCGGCGTAGATATTTCCTAAACCTGCGATTATCGCCTGATCGAGCAAAAAAGTTTTCATTGGGCGCTGGCGATTTTTGCATTTGTCTCGCAAATAATTCACCGTAAAGTCTTTGGATAATGGCTCAACACCGAGACGCGTTAAACCTGTAATCACCGTTTCCACTTTTGTCCCTGCCGGAACCCACCAAATTTGTCCAAAGGTGCGCATATCAACAAATCTCAGCTCGCGATCGCCGTCAATAAAAAATCGAAGTCGCGTATGTTTTTGGACGGGTTCAGTGGGAGATGTCCAGAGAAATTTCCCTGTCATTCTGAGATGAATACCTAGATGGGAACCGTCCGATAATTGCCCTAAAAGATATTTGCCGTAGCGTTGCCAAGCCTCAATCCTCAATCCTTTGATAGCACCCAGAAAATAATCGGGATCTTCAGGAGCGGCTAAGGTTTTTGACAAAAGAATTTCAGCTCCTGTAATCGTTTTTCCGGTGGTAATTTGTTCTAAACCACGGCGCACCGTTTCGACTTCTGGCAATTCTGGCATTGATAATCTCAATTTTGATCTTGAGACAATATAACAAGGTCGTCCCTAGGAAATCTTTACCAAAAATTCAAATGGTGATTTACTTTGGTAGCGTTGATAACCCTTTAATTCATCGATTTTTTTAATTCATCACGGAAGATATGTCGAAAGTCATTGTTACGGGCGTTGCTGGATTTATTGGTTCTAATCTCGCGGAAACTTTACTCTCTCAGGGACAAGAGGTGATCGGAGTTGACCAAGTTAATGACTATTACGACCAGAATTTAAAACGGCAAAATGTTGCGGCTCTAAAGGATTTTAAGAATTTCCAGTTTATGGAAGATGATATTCAAAATCTCGATTGGCGATCGCTCTTTTCTGAAGCCAATGTTGTTTTTCACCAAGCTGCACAAGCAGGTGTGCGGGCAAGCTGGGGACAGGGTTTTCGGGATTATACCGAGCGCAATATTAATAGCACTCAAATTATGCTCGAAGCGGCCAAGGAAGTTGGCACATTAGAGCGGTTCGTTTATGCGGGAACCTCTTCGGTTTACGGTAACGCGGAAACAATGCCCACTTCTGAACTGATTCCACCACAACCGGTTTCTCCCTACGGCATTACAAAATTGGCAGCGGAACGGATGTGCTTTTTATACCACCGCAATTTTAATGTGCCTGTGACTTCGCTACGGTATTTCACGGTTTACGGGCCTCACCAACGGCCAGACATGGCGTTCCACAAATTTTTCAAGGCGGCAATTAAAGAAACCACAATTCCTATTTATGGCGATGGTAAACAGACCCGTGATTTTACGTTTGTGAGTGATGCGGTGCAGGCAAATTTATTGGCACTCAAAACGCCTGAAGCGGTAGGTGAAATTTTTAATATTGGTGGTGGCAGTCGGGTGATCCTCAATGATGTCCTCGATGAAATTGACCAAATTGTCGGCAAGCCGATTACCCGAAATTACGGCGATCGCGCGCGGGGAGATGCGAGACATACTAGTGCTGATGTGACGAAAGCGAAAACAATTTTGGGTTATGACCCGCAGGTGAGCTTGTCAGAAGGATTACGCCGTGAATGGGAATGGATTCAAACGTTATATTGCTAAAAAAATAATCTAACTAAAACCTTTTCCTGTAGGGGTTTACCATGGTAAACCCCTACAAAAAATATGAATTGAAAAACCATGAACGATCAAATGCCAGCACCACCGCAGCCCTTGCCCGATGAGCTTTGGGGTGAAGAATGGCGGTTTGCCAGTATTCCGGCTGGAGATTTTTGGGATATGTTTGGCGATCGCCCAATTCCGTTTCTCTCGATGCCCCCCGAATTTAATCCCGTTAATCTTGGCATTGCCTCCAACACCTTTATTCCCGGTGTGGTGATTTACGGCGGCAGACAATCAATGCAACTGGCGAGCTGGGTTGCGGAACGAAAACCCCAGACGCATATTTATCAAGAAACCGAAAAAAATCTTGCTGGCGGATTATTACTAAACGATAAATCTGATCAACGCTGGGTCACTTTAACCTTTCACGATCAGACGATCGCCACCGCCGGACAACGCTACCAACAGCGGCTAATGGCAGCCAAGGGATTACATTTTTTGTTGGTGCAGCCCGATGACTCCGATGTGACTTTTAGCGGATTATGGTTACTGAAAGCATAAAAATGCCCCCACTTCCAATAAAGTGAGGGACATTACACAGTTAGACCGAGATTGAGGCGAAAAAAAATTAGCTTTCCGTGATTTTTGCCATCAAATTTTCTTTAACCATCATCTGACGGAATAATTCCAGTAAAAACTCTTGGGTCTGCTCCAAAGATAAGTTGCGAGCTTTCATCTCAAACATCTGTACTTTGAGCCTTTGATCGATCGAGAGTTGATTTTCTGAAGACATAACCTTACTCCTTTTCTAATGAAGTGGCGATCGCCATGTATGTTCCTAGATACATTGAACAAGAAGCCTGTCAACACTTCTGTTAAAAATAAAACATTTCTTAAAAAATTATAGCAAATTCATCACAATAGGGTGTTTTCACCAAGGCAGACCGGATAAACTAATACGCTAATCAGAAGATTTTTTTAGGAAATTCCCGATATGCAGAGCTTTG encodes the following:
- a CDS encoding DUF29 family protein, encoding MEELLELKGFLLSGNIADALLLVEEMTEMSKDDKLNKIFSFSIILLLHLIKQKAESRSTRSWEISIFNSVKQIQRTNKRRKAKGTYLTLEELRETLEDAYESGLRQAALEAFEGKYEADELAAMVDQNKIIDQAIALISGDEA
- the gshB gene encoding glutathione synthase is translated as MKFAFILDPIAKLDPGHDTTVAFMEAAQQLGHEVWITQIEDLSIIKNQAWATLQAVTLNPVKLIDGLWRAEKEWFELGEKKLMPLTEMQAVFMRKDPPVDTPYLYATYILDLVDPTKTLVVNNPQGIRAANEKVYALNFGDVIPTTIVTSQKSVVREFVEEKGAAVIKPLGGKAGEGILFLPKGDRNFNSLLEISTKQGTEPVMVQEFLPAAKDGDKRLIVLDGEPIGAVNRIPTGDDFRGNMAVGGRIAQVDITERDRHIAATVAPKLKEDGLYFVGLDIIGGNLTEVNVTSPTGVREADRLDGLSLGKKVMEWTVAEVNSL
- a CDS encoding alpha/beta fold hydrolase, which gives rise to MTFSPPTRRSLQLDNEITLSYFEWGQGGEPVLLLHGLADNGLVWAKLGEALQQKYHVVALDLRGHGDSSKPESGYLCDDYIADFKGVFAKFSWSKAHILGHSWGGKLAAIWAMREPEYFRSLMLADPFFNNKIPQWWTLTFPIAYKVLPFLKLMGEFPSYEKAEAIAKGLKQFRGWNEWQAAIFNASIEPMEAGKYHSKFVKRACDEIFVDVMQEQGVSHPSDLPSLFIQPEKGLNRVSFQVASYKKNLTNLTWQTVPGNHWAHIVEPEAFNQAIADFLMQL
- the glmU gene encoding bifunctional UDP-N-acetylglucosamine diphosphorylase/glucosamine-1-phosphate N-acetyltransferase GlmU, which gives rise to MVAVAILAAGKGTRMKSDLPKVLHLLGGRSLVERVIESCDLIAPERVCAIVGYRADEVKTALAHRSELEFVEQKEQLGTGHAVQQLLEPFKDFSGDVLVLNGDVPLLRPETIAEFVKVHQDNQNDATILTAQLPDPTGYGRIFCDENLIVSQIIEHRDCTEEQRQNNRINAGVYCFKWETLAEALPQLTTNNDQQEYYLTDVVLHCDKVMAMDVADAQEISGINDRFQLSNAYSILQNRIKTKWMKAGVMMLQPETITIDDTVHLEPDTVIEPNCHLRGTTTIQGGCHVGPGSFIENSAIAANCTIMSSYVIDSEVGENTRIGPFAHLRGKAVVGDGCRIGNFVEVKKSAIGNGCNMAHLAYIGDAELGQKVNIGAGTITANYDGVNKHKTVIGDRSKTGANSVLVAPINIGEDVTIAAGSTITKDVEADSLAVARARQKDIKGWTLKS
- a CDS encoding lipase family protein produces the protein MPPEFKFEPYTTFYKPHNAYWLARAAGLAYTRKASDDASPDGNVILRELKAWDVGFSEVITFNNKSSQAFVAKHDGGGIFGSPGFVIIAFRGTDEKADWADNLGVWAVDFPAERGAAPLGRVHGGFYRAFLDIWEDKGPDDQFTMQEVLARDDYRRKPFWITGHSLGGALASVCSFNFAYYDVPFYGTYTFGQPRPSKRDLKRHFDAEAKQRYFRFQNNNDVVSRVPQRLAGYTHVGTFLYIDNEQNLTSDVGAWFQFTDRVDGLKAFVRERAQGGAFRDHDIAQYIEALEKNIGRNPAGL
- a CDS encoding CPBP family intramembrane glutamic endopeptidase translates to MGITALLLFIVGNLWRMIGNVALLPWEITPTAFLQGGAIAAGIIMMSSILYALWEDYRQSVNTYLEFVLKPLALPDVVWLGLLPGLSEEFLFRGIMLPGLGFGWIALVFSSALFGVLHISGAQQWSYAVWATVIGFVLGFSAIATGNLFVPVIAHIITNLTSSFIWKIRNPMTTSQK
- a CDS encoding restriction endonuclease, with the protein product MAIPDYQTLMLPLLQYLGDGNEHSLRETIEYLAEKFELNSTEKQELLPSGKQPRFDNRVGWSGTHLKKSGLVRYPRRGYYQITQKGIQVLKEKPNKITSKFLRKFPEYLEFVAPESSHTISKSHQVNDVANTPEEILEEGFRQIQQELATDILDRVKSCSPEFFENLVIDVLLAMGYGGSRKEAGQVVGKSGDGGIDGIIKEDRLGLDVIYIQAKRWDGNVGRPEIQKFVGALQGQRARKGIFITTSNFTKEAIDYSQTIDSKIILINGKTLVQLMIDSDVGLYTAEVYKIKKIDSDYFLE
- a CDS encoding DNA-formamidopyrimidine glycosylase — its product is MPELPEVETVRRGLEQITTGKTITGAEILLSKTLAAPEDPDYFLGAIKGLRIEAWQRYGKYLLGQLSDGSHLGIHLRMTGKFLWTSPTEPVQKHTRLRFFIDGDRELRFVDMRTFGQIWWVPAGTKVETVITGLTRLGVEPLSKDFTVNYLRDKCKNRQRPMKTFLLDQAIIAGLGNIYADESLFKSGILPTRAASSLKPKELKKLHAAIIEVLETSISQGGTTFSDFVSTTGTNGNYGGMALTYGRTGEPCRVCGSPIERIKMAGRSTHFCSVCQK
- a CDS encoding NAD-dependent epimerase/dehydratase family protein — its product is MSKVIVTGVAGFIGSNLAETLLSQGQEVIGVDQVNDYYDQNLKRQNVAALKDFKNFQFMEDDIQNLDWRSLFSEANVVFHQAAQAGVRASWGQGFRDYTERNINSTQIMLEAAKEVGTLERFVYAGTSSVYGNAETMPTSELIPPQPVSPYGITKLAAERMCFLYHRNFNVPVTSLRYFTVYGPHQRPDMAFHKFFKAAIKETTIPIYGDGKQTRDFTFVSDAVQANLLALKTPEAVGEIFNIGGGSRVILNDVLDEIDQIVGKPITRNYGDRARGDARHTSADVTKAKTILGYDPQVSLSEGLRREWEWIQTLYC
- a CDS encoding Tab2 family RNA-binding protein, with the translated sequence MNDQMPAPPQPLPDELWGEEWRFASIPAGDFWDMFGDRPIPFLSMPPEFNPVNLGIASNTFIPGVVIYGGRQSMQLASWVAERKPQTHIYQETEKNLAGGLLLNDKSDQRWVTLTFHDQTIATAGQRYQQRLMAAKGLHFLLVQPDDSDVTFSGLWLLKA
- a CDS encoding phycobilisome degradation protein NblA; the encoded protein is MSSENQLSIDQRLKVQMFEMKARNLSLEQTQEFLLELFRQMMVKENLMAKITES